The nucleotide window GAGATAATGTGTGCCCCTTGGGTGCTGGCTGGCCCATGGGCAGGAGCTAGGGATTGCTCCTTCCTTGAAGTCCTATATCCCCTGTCCTGGCCCTACCTGTTTTGCCTTCTCCAGGCTGTCTTCCATCTTGCCCTAGAATGTTCTTTGTAGCACATAGATCTCCTTAGGTCTACTGCTGGAAACCTTCCGTGGCTCTTGACAGGACAGTCCCAGTTCCTGCAAAACTGCAGGCCCTTCACAACTCAGGCCTTGCTACTGGTCAGCTTTTGGTCTCCCATATCCCTGTGCCCCACCAGAAAAGCTCAAGTCTCTATGCTCTTCTCAGTTTCCCTCTGCTATGATGCTTCTTCCTGCCCCATTTTGCCTAGGCAGCTCTTACTTATCCTTCTGCACCCAGTACAAGTGTCCCCTCATCCAGCACTCCCCTTCTTGTTGACTAATGCAGACTTCTGCCCACCAAAGGCTCTGGTGGGAGGACCCTTGGCCCTCCAAGTCCCCGGAACCCAGGCTGGCAGAGCTTGAGGAGGATTAATGCTGAAGACACAGGGTTCCTGGGAGAGTCTTGACTAGGAGTCACAAACTGGTAGCCTCGGTTTGGTCtacagttttctaaaaatttaaattagttggCAGCACTTAAAAGGACATTTGACATGAAAAAGTCTGACTTTCCAGCTTCTCTTAAAGAAATTAGGATGTCTGGCAGCACCAAGCCCATTTGCATGTGGCTGTAACTGGCTATTACCTGGAGGTGGCCACCTTGAGCCGTGGTGCCCGCTTGCAGGTGTGCGGCAGTCCTCCCCAAAACCTGCTGCTCGCCACTACAAGACTCCTTTCACATCGCTGGACCAGGCTCTGAAGGCCTGAGATCGTGGTGCCCGCCCTCCCCAACTCCTCAACACGAGAGCGTTCACAGGCCATTTACATGGGCCCAGAGGGCAGGAGGGCTGGCTTCCCGGAAGATGtgggagctctctggggcccaAATTTAGACGCCCCTGGTCTGGAGCGGACAGTCACTGTTGAGGTGTGGTGGGATGAGCCCCGGGCCCCCAGGCGGCTGACCCCACAGCCCCTTGCTCCCTTGGGACCTGCAGAAGCTTGAGGAGCAGGAGCAGCAGGCGCGGCGGCTCAAGGAGAAGCTGCGCAGTAAGCAGCAAAGCCTGCAGCAGCAGCTGGAGCAGCTCCGGGGGCTGGCGGGGCCAGGTGAGAGGGAGCGGCCACGGGCAGACAGCCTGGACTCTTCAGGCCTCTCGTCGGAGCGTTCGGACTCAGACCAAGGTGAGTGCCCCGAAGCTGAGGGGTTGTGTAGACTGAGTGGGCCGGGTCTGCTGACTGGACCCTTCCCTGTGTAGAGGAGGCAGAGGTGGACGTGGAGAGCCTGGTGTTCGGGGGCGAGGCTGAGCTGCTGCGGGTCTTCGGCGCAGGCCAGGAGCACAGCTACTCACACAGCAGAACCACCTGGCTATGACCTTCACTGCCCCAAAGTGGGCCTCTACCCTCAGACTACTCTCCGCTCTGCCGGCAGGAGTCCTCCCCAAAGCCTCAGGGGCTGCTCGGAGTCACCTCCTGTTGCAATGGACTAAAAGGACCCTTGTGTGGGAATAGGTGCCTGCCCCCAACCTTGCCGCCGGCTGTgcctcctgggggaggggtgcctgggtttcCCCTGAGCCCCACAGGGCAGGCAGCTTAGGCCTGGGCCACTCTTCCAGGCCTTTTTTTTGTAGCACTTGGCTCTGCTGTCCCCAAGGGGGCAGGAAGCCTCTTGGGCCCTCACATTCCTTCCTAGACAAGGCTCTCTGGCCTTTGTCCCAGATACTGTACAGTATTTTCATTAAAAGCCTCTTTACTAACTTCCTGTACATGGTCTTGCCCGATGAAAATGGGGAACTCCCAGCCGCAGACAAActggaaaagaggaaatgagatcAGTAGCCATTACTGACACTGTTGACCATACCAGCAGTGTCCCTTTAATTTTCACAGTTGGGGGCTGTCTGTCCCCAATTCATGGGTGGGACGAGGCTGAGATGACTTGCCTGAGGTCCAAAGCCAGGAAAGCACGGAGTCAAGATTCAAACTAAAGCTTTCTGACTCCAGAGCTAGGGCTGACtgaattcaacaagtatttattgagtgcctgttatGTGCTAGGCATTCTTCCAGGTACTTGGGACACATCAGAGAGTGCAATaaaggtccctgccctcacggagcttacagtctagcatTTATTACCACTGCATCTGCACAATGCCTGTGACCCTGGGCACTTCACCGcgcctctctgtgcctgtcctCAGCTGCCCGATGCGGGAGTAAGCAGGCCCAGCTCAGACATGGTAACATGCCTGGTGCACTGTAAATGGCAAACGGgacacccacccccaacccaccACCCAGACAGTAGAAAGGGCTGGAAGTTGACTTCTAATAATAAAGTACAAGGGGGAAAAGGGTGGAGGGATTTGAGCTGGGTGGTCAGGTGTCCTACCGCACCAGGGCCTGGGCTAGCTACAcaaactgctgctgctgctgttgctgcttgGTGGCCGCCTTGCTGGCAAGGTCCTTGGCCTTCTCTGTAGCTGCCAGTGCCGTCTCCTTTGCCTTCTCCTTGGCTTCCTTGGCTGTCTCAACAAGGGTTTTGGAAGGGGCCTCACCTGCAGCAAAGGGCAGGGGCTGGCTTCAGAGAATGCCAAGAAGACCTATTTCATCACCCCTCCATGACATTCACCCTCTTTGGGCCAGGCCCCATTGGAAAGGTGGTATTTGCCCCAGGGGAGAGATCAGGAGTCCCAGGCTTAGAGTGGGGTGGTGATAGCCACAGACTCCACACAAATCAGGGCAGCTAGGACTTGACTCCAGCTTCTCTTTGTGCCCAGAGCCCTCACCTTGCAGCTTGGCCAAGATGTATTCAAAGCCCTTCATAGTCTTGGTCACATTGCTTTTGAACCGGGCAAGGCCAAATTCCtggcaaaagaagaaaggggTAAAGATTTGGAGCTTCCCACTGATCCCTAGCCAAGTCTTTGTGCCAAATGCCTGGGCCCCCAAAGACCCAGCACCCCCACAAAGCTGCTCACCTGGACAGCTCTGGAGACACCAAATAAACTAGAGGAGACCCAGGCTTCCCGGCGGATTTCGGTCCAGCCGCTGTTATCAGAGTTCACACAGTAAACACATCGTTCCTCCACCACCTGTGCGGGGAATCAGGCCAACCACAACTGTGGGGGTGTCTTTCACTTTACCAAACTTGCACATCAATGTGATCCCCTGCCTCTCTTTCACAAGGTAaggcaataaaatgaaaacctacTTCTTTCACTTACTGTATGCCAAATCTGCATTTTAGGAAGAGCAAGAACATAAAAAAGGCCATTTTGCTAACACCTCTCCTCTAACTCTTCAAACTAAGAGGCATACAGACTCGAGATCAGTAGGGTGCCTTCCAGCTCTATCCTGGTCCTGGATTTTGTTTG belongs to Acinonyx jubatus isolate Ajub_Pintada_27869175 chromosome A1, VMU_Ajub_asm_v1.0, whole genome shotgun sequence and includes:
- the PRELID1 gene encoding PRELI domain-containing protein 1, mitochondrial yields the protein MVKYFLGQSVLRSSWDQVFAAFWQRYPNPYSKHVLTEDIVHREVTPDQKLLSRRLLTKTNRMPRWAERLFPANVAHSVYILEDSIVDPQNQTMTTFTWNINHARLMVVEERCVYCVNSDNSGWTEIRREAWVSSSLFGVSRAVQEFGLARFKSNVTKTMKGFEYILAKLQGEAPSKTLVETAKEAKEKAKETALAATEKAKDLASKAATKQQQQQQQFV